In one Lycium barbarum isolate Lr01 chromosome 7, ASM1917538v2, whole genome shotgun sequence genomic region, the following are encoded:
- the LOC132604626 gene encoding NADH dehydrogenase [ubiquinone] 1 alpha subcomplex subunit 6: MAQMVRNMRVPPNSVSLSEAKKRTLEFFRLCCRSIPEIMDIYNLYDVVSPSQLRSAVAAEVRKYSNVTNPKVIDMLLFKGMEELKNCVDHSKQRHHLVGKYVVGNQGLVQDLGHKDQGASNFLKNFYSSNYF; encoded by the exons ATGGCGCAAATGGTGAGAAACATGAGGGTCCCACCAAATTCAGTTAGTTTATCAGAGGCTAAGAAGAGGACATTAGAATTCTTTAGGTTGTGTTGCAGATCCATCCCTGAAATTATGGATATTTACAACTTATACGATGTCGTTTCACCTTCTCAACTTCGTTCCGCTGTAGCTGCTGAAGTTCGTAAATATTCCAATGTTACTAATCCTAAG GTAATTGACATGCTGCTGTTTAAGGGCATGGAAGAGCTGAAGAACTGTGTGGACCACTCAAAGCAGAGGCACCATCTTGTTGGCAAATACGTCGTAGGTAACCAAGGTCTTGTTCAGGACCTTGGACACAAAGATCAGGGTGCCTCTAATTTCCTGAAAAACTTTTACAGCAGCAACTACTTCTAG
- the LOC132604627 gene encoding feruloyl CoA ortho-hydroxylase F6H1-3-like has protein sequence MPTRASVDLSNITDYVVNEGHGVKGLSEMGLKKLPKQYIQPIEERITKSTVILDDQIPVIDMSNWDIDNKLVGEKICNAAEKWGFFQIINHDISLEVLESVKEATYRFFKQPAEEKNKHSKENSSTNNVRYGTSFTPKAEKALEWKDYLSLFYVSDEDAAALWPSALREEALDFLRNSEVVIKKLLEALMKGLNVKEIDQIKESLLMGSKRINVNYYPKCPNPELTVGVGRHSDVSTLTILLQDNIGGLYVKKLDSDTWVHVPPIQGALVINIGDALQIMSNGRYKSIEHRVMANGNNNRISVPIFVNPKPSDVIGPLAEVLESGEEPIYKQVLYSDYVKHFFRKAHDGKDTVDFAKIDN, from the exons ATGCCTACTAGAGCCTCAGTTGATCTTTCTAATATCACTGATTATGTAGTAAACGAAGGCCATGGAGTAAAGGGTCTTTCAGAAATGGGCCTTAAAAAACTACCTAAACAATACATTCAGCCAATAGAAGAACGAATTACAAAAAGCACTGTAATTCTTGATGATCAAATTCCAGTAATTGACATGTCCAATTGGGACATTGACAACAAATTAGTAGGTGAAAAAATATGTAATGCAGCTGAAAAATGGGGCTTTTTTCAGATTATCAACCACGATATTTCTCTTGAAGTTCTTGAATCTGTTAAGGAGGCGACATATAGGTTTTTTAAACAACCAGCGGAGGAGAAAAATAAGCATTCGAAGGAAAATTCATCGACGAATAACGTGAGATATGGAACGAGTTTTACTCCTAAAGCAGAAAAGGCTTTGGAGTGGAAAGATTATTTAAGCCTTTTTTATGTTTCTGATGAAGATGCTGCTGCTCTCTGGCCATCTGCTCTCAG GGAGGAAGCGTTGGACTTCTTGAGAAATTCTGAAGTTGTCATCAAGAAACTATTGGAAGCACTTATGAAAGGACTAAACGTAAAAGAAATAGACCAAATTAAAGAATCACTTCTAATGGGTTCAAAGAGGATTAACGTTAACTACTACCCAAAATGCCCTAATCCTGAGTTAACCGTCGGAGTAGGTCGCCACTCTGATGTTTCAACACTAACGATTCTTCTTCAGGACAATATCGGAGGGCTTTACGTGAAAAAACTCGACAGTGACACTTGGGTTCATGTCCCACCAATCCAAGGAGCTTTAGTGATTAACATTGGCGATGCACTTCAAATAATGAGTAATGGACGATACAAGAGCATCGAACATCGTGTTATGGCTAACGGTAACAATAATAGGATTTCTGTGCCTATTTTTGTGAACCCTAAACCTAGTGATGTAATCGGGCCTTTGGCAGAAGTGTTGGAGAGTGGGGAGGAGCCAATTTACAAACAAGTTCTTTACTCGGATTATGTCAAGCATTTCTTTAGGAAAGCTCATGATGGGAAAGACACTGTTGATTTTGCTAAAATCGATAATTAA
- the LOC132604628 gene encoding serine/threonine-protein phosphatase PP2A catalytic subunit-like has product MFNHTNNLKLIARAHQLVMEGFNHDQKVVTIFSAPNYCYRCGNMASILEVDDCNGHTFIQFEPAPRRGEPDVTRRTPDYFL; this is encoded by the exons ATGTTTAACCACACAAACAATTTGAAGCTAATTGCTAGAGCACATCAGCTGGTTATGGAGGGATTCAACCAT GATCAAAAGGTGGTTACCATATTTAGTGCACCTAACTATTGTTACCGCTGTGGAAATATGGCATCCATTTTGGAAGTTGATGATTGCAATGGGCATACATTCATTCag TTTGAACCAGCTCCAAGGAGAGGGGAGCCAGATGTAACACGAAGAACCCCAGATTATTTCCTATGA